The following proteins are co-located in the Paraburkholderia phytofirmans PsJN genome:
- a CDS encoding ESPR-type extended signal peptide-containing protein encodes MNRAYRTIWNKALGAFVAASELDTSRGKGKSGAAASICGARAGEQDAAASPGPGPRVVTVLLLMGFGGWGAQAQAQLSCASAPYNFYSGSTTCVGLASTASGGGATAVGYGASSTGINALSFGFQAIANGINAIYVGARTAAGTGATSQSAIGIGTDVTASGSSAIGIGVDVVSSGNVSTAVGPLAKATGDNSLAMGSSANAAASGAVALGSGASGAQTNGIAVGSGASATGANALYLGARTAAGSGSTGTASIAIGTDVISNADYAAAIGFQAVASGPAAVGVGYTAAASGTHAVAVGFQSIASGLNAVYLGPRSVAGTGATAAGAIGVGTDVTASGPSSLAAGTVSKATAQNAVALGAGAAASGLNALGMMNGSKATGANSIALGSSDTVAEGGASAPATVAGAAASGIRAIAIGSGASSAGSSSIAIGDSALTGANTDALAMGTSATANAANASAIGNAASALAASTVAIGDGSTVAAAAGAGSFAGGHNSQVLGGTGAVALGQAQTASGNGAVAIGDPNTATGNGAVAVGANNTATGDGAIAQGNGNTANGQGALALGNASTANGASALAFGDSAVANQTHAIALGAGASTSNANDVALGAGSTTAAPHTGTTALYGGTAAGIANAANGVVSVGSAGKERQLQNVAAGVISATSTDAINGSQLNTVVTGVNNLGASTAGTLGGGASYSATTGDITGFSQPVNTVSATGAVSGPNPQTTVAGALTALNTNIDNTANIAVKYDAAGGTKITLGATGGAGAGSAVTITNMAPAALNATSTDAVNGSQLFATNQQVSTNTTAIANINNGGGIKYFHANSVLADSVPTGTDAIAVGPVANAYGDASIALGLNAVAGVNGAPTTANDIALGNGAQATGGDSIAQGTGAIANTAGAIAIGQTATATGGKAVSIGVGNTASGNGAVAIGDPNSAIGTGAITMGANNTSNGQGAVALGNANIATGQGAVALGNASQANNAGSIAFGDAATVSAAATQGVAIGSGAAVTNAGAVALGAGSTTAAAVGTPGTTINGTAYTFAGTTPASTVSVGKAGAERTVTNVAAGQLNSASTDAVNGSQLYATDQAVDALATTVTANKTHYYSVNDGGTQGANYADDGATGVNALAAGVGALASGVSSTALGNGAQALANSATAFGLQATASVVGGVAIGSGSVSDRTVLPGVGSIANGSHAIPFNTSDETLLGAVSVGSSTAYRQLTNVADGTQAQDAVTVRQLAGALSSFSVTGTNYFHANSTAADSLAVGAESIAVGPTTVVNGDNGVGVGNGAVVDATAPGGVAIGQQSHSAAADAMALGSGAVASGAQSIAQGANANAANQGGVAIGSGAQSSAADAVALGAGASSTFANSVALGSGSTTAAAVATPGVTINGTAYTYAGAAPTSTVSVGSAGHERTVTNVAAGRVSGTSTDAVNGSQLYATDQAVSSLSTAVTANKTHYYSVNDGGTQSANYADDGATGINSLAAGVAASATGAGSTALGQGAVANNANAVAVGSGSTTAAAVATTGDTINGTAYTYAGTAPTSTVSVGSAGHERTVTNVAAGRVSAASTDAVNGSQLYATDQAVDNLAGVVTASKTHYYSVNDGGTQGGNYNNNGATGVGALAAGVGATAVGASSFAGGNGAAAQADNALALGALSSASVAGGVAIGSGSVSNRAVLSGIGSIANGTHAIPFNTSDQTLLGAVSFGSAAGNTYRQLTNVADGTQAQDAVTIRQLAGALSSFAVSGQMYFHANSTAADSLAVGAQSIAVGPTTVVNGDNGVGIGNGAVVDATAPGGVAIGESSNAAQADALALGSGSIASGAQSIAQGANAKAANAGGIAIGSGAQSSAIDAVAMGSGASATMANSVALGAGSVTTIGALSNYIAYGLSSPQSSAGEVNIGNRQITGVAAGKAGTDAVNVSQLDAVSTRLTTLIDQRTTNNGGSFSSSPGTPTPPSSSGSNSSAGGQGASASASNSTAVGNSSQASATGATAVGVGAAASGNNSVALGSNSTDGGRSNVVSVGSINDTRQVANVAAGTQGTDAVNVDQLNAGLAQANAYTDQRVDQLQSGINSVARNAYSGIAAATALTMIPEVDKDKTLSFGIGTAGFRGYQAVALGGTARLTENIKMKAGVGMSPGGTTFGMGAAMQW; translated from the coding sequence ATGAACAGAGCATATCGGACCATCTGGAACAAGGCGCTTGGCGCCTTCGTAGCCGCGTCGGAGCTGGACACGTCGCGGGGCAAGGGAAAGTCGGGGGCGGCTGCTTCCATATGCGGCGCACGCGCTGGCGAGCAGGATGCCGCAGCGTCGCCTGGTCCGGGACCGCGCGTCGTCACCGTGCTGTTGCTAATGGGTTTCGGGGGATGGGGCGCGCAGGCGCAAGCGCAGTTGAGCTGCGCGTCGGCGCCCTATAATTTCTATAGTGGCAGCACGACGTGCGTGGGCTTGGCGTCCACGGCCTCTGGCGGCGGAGCCACCGCGGTAGGTTACGGCGCCAGCAGTACGGGCATTAATGCCTTGTCCTTCGGCTTTCAGGCCATTGCTAATGGTATCAACGCCATTTACGTGGGGGCGCGCACCGCGGCAGGCACCGGCGCGACCTCGCAATCGGCGATTGGCATCGGTACGGATGTCACCGCCAGCGGATCGTCGGCTATCGGGATTGGCGTCGATGTCGTCTCGAGCGGGAATGTGTCCACTGCTGTCGGCCCGTTGGCGAAAGCTACCGGGGACAACAGCCTTGCAATGGGTTCGAGTGCCAACGCTGCCGCCTCGGGCGCGGTCGCATTGGGCAGCGGAGCCTCTGGCGCCCAGACCAACGGTATAGCCGTCGGCTCGGGAGCCAGCGCCACCGGTGCAAACGCCCTTTATCTGGGCGCGCGCACCGCGGCGGGCAGCGGTTCGACCGGAACTGCCTCCATCGCCATCGGCACCGATGTCATCTCGAATGCCGATTATGCCGCGGCGATTGGCTTCCAGGCCGTGGCAAGCGGACCCGCGGCCGTCGGAGTGGGCTATACCGCAGCGGCTTCCGGGACGCATGCCGTCGCTGTCGGCTTCCAGTCCATCGCCAGCGGTCTGAACGCCGTTTATCTCGGACCGCGCTCTGTCGCAGGCACGGGCGCAACGGCGGCGGGTGCGATCGGCGTTGGCACGGATGTGACCGCGTCCGGTCCCTCGTCGCTGGCTGCGGGCACCGTGTCCAAAGCCACGGCGCAGAATGCCGTGGCTTTGGGGGCCGGCGCCGCCGCCTCAGGGCTCAACGCTCTCGGAATGATGAACGGCTCAAAAGCCACCGGTGCTAATTCGATAGCGTTGGGGTCATCCGATACCGTAGCGGAAGGCGGCGCGTCGGCACCGGCGACAGTAGCAGGCGCCGCGGCGTCGGGCATTCGCGCGATTGCGATCGGCTCCGGCGCGAGCTCCGCTGGCTCGTCTTCCATCGCGATAGGCGATTCGGCGTTGACGGGCGCCAACACGGATGCCCTTGCCATGGGCACCTCCGCGACGGCTAACGCGGCCAATGCTTCCGCCATCGGCAATGCCGCAAGTGCGCTCGCCGCCTCGACGGTTGCGATCGGCGACGGCAGCACAGTGGCTGCCGCAGCCGGTGCGGGTTCGTTCGCCGGCGGCCATAATTCCCAGGTACTCGGCGGGACGGGCGCAGTCGCGCTCGGTCAGGCGCAGACCGCGAGCGGCAACGGCGCAGTCGCGATTGGCGATCCCAATACCGCGACCGGCAATGGCGCGGTCGCCGTGGGCGCGAACAATACCGCCACGGGCGACGGCGCGATAGCGCAGGGAAACGGCAATACCGCCAATGGTCAAGGCGCCCTCGCGCTCGGCAACGCGAGCACCGCGAACGGCGCGAGCGCGCTGGCGTTCGGCGATTCGGCGGTGGCCAACCAGACCCATGCGATTGCACTCGGTGCCGGCGCATCGACCAGCAACGCGAACGACGTCGCATTGGGTGCGGGCAGTACGACCGCAGCGCCCCATACGGGCACCACTGCGCTTTACGGCGGCACTGCCGCCGGCATCGCGAACGCGGCCAATGGCGTGGTGTCGGTGGGCTCCGCCGGCAAAGAGCGGCAACTGCAGAACGTGGCAGCCGGTGTCATTTCGGCTACCAGCACCGACGCGATCAACGGCTCGCAACTGAATACGGTTGTCACCGGCGTCAATAATCTCGGCGCGTCGACGGCCGGCACGTTGGGCGGCGGCGCCAGCTATAGCGCGACGACCGGCGATATCACCGGCTTTAGCCAGCCGGTCAACACCGTCAGTGCTACCGGAGCCGTAAGCGGACCCAACCCGCAGACGACGGTTGCCGGCGCGTTGACCGCGCTGAATACGAATATCGACAACACCGCCAATATCGCGGTCAAGTACGACGCGGCGGGCGGAACGAAGATCACGCTTGGTGCGACCGGCGGGGCGGGAGCCGGGTCTGCGGTGACTATCACCAACATGGCGCCGGCCGCATTGAATGCTACGAGCACGGATGCGGTGAATGGATCCCAACTGTTCGCCACCAACCAGCAGGTCTCGACCAATACAACCGCGATTGCCAACATCAACAATGGCGGCGGGATCAAATATTTCCACGCCAATTCGGTGTTGGCTGACAGTGTCCCCACCGGCACCGACGCAATTGCGGTGGGACCGGTCGCCAATGCGTACGGTGACGCTTCGATCGCCCTGGGCCTGAATGCAGTGGCCGGCGTAAATGGCGCACCGACAACGGCTAACGACATAGCGTTGGGCAACGGGGCTCAAGCCACGGGTGGCGACTCGATCGCTCAGGGCACCGGGGCAATCGCGAACACGGCCGGCGCCATTGCGATCGGTCAGACGGCAACCGCCACCGGCGGCAAGGCGGTATCGATCGGCGTGGGCAATACCGCCAGCGGTAACGGCGCGGTCGCCATCGGCGATCCGAACTCGGCGATCGGGACCGGTGCGATAACTATGGGCGCGAACAATACGTCCAACGGCCAGGGCGCGGTGGCGCTCGGCAATGCCAATATCGCGACCGGCCAGGGCGCCGTCGCGCTGGGCAATGCATCGCAAGCGAACAACGCGGGTTCGATCGCGTTCGGCGACGCCGCAACGGTGTCGGCCGCGGCGACGCAAGGCGTGGCGATCGGCTCGGGCGCCGCAGTCACCAACGCCGGTGCTGTGGCTCTTGGGGCGGGAAGCACGACAGCCGCCGCGGTGGGGACGCCAGGCACGACGATCAATGGGACCGCGTACACGTTTGCCGGCACCACGCCGGCGAGCACGGTCAGCGTCGGCAAAGCGGGCGCCGAACGCACGGTGACGAACGTTGCCGCGGGCCAGTTGAACTCGGCCAGTACCGACGCGGTGAACGGCTCGCAGCTGTACGCGACCGATCAGGCCGTCGACGCGCTCGCCACGACGGTAACCGCCAACAAGACGCACTACTACAGCGTCAACGACGGCGGCACGCAAGGCGCCAACTATGCCGACGACGGCGCCACCGGCGTCAACGCGCTGGCCGCGGGTGTCGGCGCTCTGGCTTCGGGCGTGAGCAGCACGGCGTTGGGCAATGGCGCACAGGCGCTGGCGAACAGCGCAACCGCATTCGGACTGCAAGCAACGGCTTCGGTTGTCGGCGGCGTGGCGATCGGCTCGGGATCGGTTTCGGATCGCACGGTTCTGCCCGGAGTGGGATCGATCGCCAACGGTTCCCACGCGATTCCGTTCAATACCTCCGACGAGACATTGCTCGGCGCAGTGTCCGTCGGCAGCAGCACGGCTTACCGGCAGTTGACCAACGTGGCCGACGGCACGCAGGCACAAGATGCGGTTACCGTCAGGCAACTGGCGGGTGCACTGTCGTCGTTTTCAGTGACGGGCACGAACTATTTCCACGCCAATTCGACGGCGGCCGATTCGCTCGCCGTGGGCGCGGAGTCGATCGCAGTCGGACCGACGACCGTCGTCAACGGCGACAACGGCGTAGGTGTCGGCAACGGGGCGGTGGTCGATGCAACGGCGCCCGGCGGTGTCGCGATTGGCCAGCAATCGCATTCGGCCGCGGCTGACGCAATGGCGCTTGGCAGCGGCGCGGTCGCGAGCGGCGCGCAATCCATAGCGCAGGGCGCCAACGCAAATGCCGCGAACCAGGGCGGCGTGGCGATCGGCTCCGGCGCGCAAAGCAGCGCTGCCGACGCAGTAGCGCTAGGTGCCGGGGCCAGCTCGACGTTCGCCAATAGCGTGGCGCTCGGCAGCGGATCCACAACGGCCGCGGCGGTGGCGACACCGGGCGTCACCATCAACGGCACGGCCTACACCTACGCGGGTGCGGCTCCGACCAGCACGGTCAGCGTGGGCAGCGCGGGTCACGAGCGCACGGTGACCAACGTGGCGGCGGGCCGGGTGAGCGGGACCAGCACCGACGCGGTGAACGGTTCGCAGTTGTATGCAACCGATCAGGCAGTCAGCAGTCTGTCCACGGCGGTAACCGCCAACAAGACGCACTACTACAGCGTCAACGACGGCGGTACTCAGAGTGCCAACTACGCCGACGACGGCGCCACCGGCATCAACTCGCTTGCGGCGGGCGTGGCTGCCAGCGCGACCGGCGCTGGCAGCACGGCGTTGGGTCAGGGCGCAGTGGCGAACAACGCCAACGCGGTCGCCGTCGGCAGCGGTTCGACCACCGCCGCGGCAGTGGCAACGACCGGCGACACGATCAACGGCACGGCCTATACGTACGCGGGGACTGCCCCGACGAGCACCGTGAGCGTGGGCAGCGCGGGTCATGAGCGCACGGTGACCAACGTGGCGGCGGGCCGGGTGAGCGCAGCCAGTACCGATGCAGTGAACGGTTCGCAGCTGTACGCGACGGATCAGGCTGTCGACAACCTCGCCGGTGTAGTCACGGCCAGCAAAACGCACTACTACAGCGTCAACGACGGCGGCACGCAGGGTGGCAACTACAACAACAATGGCGCCACTGGCGTCGGTGCGCTGGCGGCGGGTGTGGGGGCGACGGCCGTCGGGGCGAGCAGCTTCGCCGGCGGCAACGGCGCTGCCGCGCAAGCGGACAACGCGCTTGCATTGGGCGCGCTGTCGAGCGCGTCGGTGGCGGGCGGAGTGGCAATCGGCTCGGGTTCTGTGTCCAATCGCGCAGTCCTGTCCGGTATCGGTTCAATTGCGAACGGCACCCATGCGATTCCCTTCAACACGTCTGATCAAACCTTGCTCGGCGCCGTGTCGTTCGGCAGCGCGGCCGGCAATACCTATCGCCAGTTGACCAACGTCGCGGACGGCACGCAGGCCCAGGACGCGGTCACCATCAGACAGCTTGCGGGCGCGCTCTCGTCGTTCGCTGTTTCCGGACAGATGTACTTTCACGCGAATTCGACGGCGGCGGATTCGCTGGCGGTCGGCGCGCAATCGATTGCCGTCGGACCGACCACCGTGGTCAACGGTGACAACGGCGTGGGTATCGGCAACGGCGCCGTCGTCGATGCCACGGCACCGGGCGGCGTCGCGATCGGTGAGAGCTCGAACGCGGCACAGGCCGATGCGCTTGCGCTCGGCAGCGGCTCGATCGCAAGCGGTGCGCAGTCGATCGCACAAGGCGCGAACGCAAAGGCCGCCAACGCGGGCGGCATTGCTATCGGCTCGGGGGCGCAAAGCAGCGCCATCGATGCGGTCGCGATGGGCTCGGGCGCGAGCGCGACAATGGCAAACAGTGTTGCGCTGGGCGCGGGATCGGTGACGACGATTGGCGCGTTGAGCAATTACATCGCGTACGGGTTGAGCAGTCCGCAGTCCTCCGCGGGTGAGGTCAATATCGGCAATCGGCAGATCACCGGTGTTGCTGCCGGCAAGGCCGGAACCGATGCGGTGAACGTCTCACAACTGGACGCGGTGTCGACCCGACTGACCACGCTGATCGACCAGCGCACCACGAACAACGGCGGCAGCTTCTCGTCCTCGCCCGGCACGCCAACGCCACCTTCGTCATCGGGTTCGAATTCGTCGGCGGGCGGCCAGGGTGCATCGGCATCCGCGTCCAATAGCACGGCGGTGGGCAACAGTTCGCAAGCCAGCGCGACGGGCGCGACCGCTGTCGGGGTTGGCGCGGCCGCGAGCGGGAATAACTCGGTGGCGCTGGGTTCCAATAGCACAGACGGAGGCCGAAGCAACGTGGTGTCTGTCGGCTCGATTAACGATACGCGGCAGGTGGCGAATGTAGCCGCGGGAACGCAAGGGACGGACGCCGTCAACGTGGACCAGCTCAATGCCGGGCTCGCGCAGGCCAACGCGTATACCGACCAACGCGTGGACCAGTTGCAATCGGGCATCAACTCGGTCGCGCGCAATGCCTACTCCGGCATCGCCGCGGCGACCGCATTGACGATGATTCCGGAGGTCGACAAGGACAAGACGTTGTCATTCGGCATCGGCACAGCGGGCTTCCGTGGCTACCAGGCCGTGGCGCTGGGCGGAACCGCCCGTCTCACCGAGAACATCAAGATGAAAGCCGGCGTCGGCATGAGCCCTGGCGGCACAACCTTCGGAATGGGCGCGGCCATGCAATGGTAG
- a CDS encoding YadA family autotransporter adhesin: MNKSRNKLVWNRQVGALVAAAGTQRGVRGDDGQAEMSKIGIPLKSKAALAALTAVILLPVGQAYADNLAVGGENAGQTATVGGATAPPASTGGVFPAVAGADGSSQNTAVGINVSAQGGAATAVGDTVTANGTNATAVGANSVANGTRAVAIGGGATTTTGDATAIGALAHTTSEFSTAVGTNSSAAGGTALGFQASANASDATAVGVDSVASGIGSVAIARAQATGQNAIAIGESSAASNVAAVAVGAGANASSNSATAIGPLATASGGSSTALGNSSVASGGSAIAIGQSSTSSSLTSIAVGFNANAASANAIALGTLTQATGANSIAIGNAAVASTAESTALGSGAVTRAATNVSSVTLNGVTFGGFAGAAPTGVVSIGAVGQEHQLQNVAAGRISATSTDAVNGSQLFSIASQVSALSTNLASITVTVDKISTSGSNGTATDDTGTAVGKNSVVSVPNGTAVGNGANVSGQDGTAIGTNTTVTAARATAIGANSRVTGTDSTAIGTNSQATANNSVALGANSVADRDNTVSVGAPGAERQITNVADGTAPTDAVNVRQMNDAINSVRDDVQKYRRDANAGTASAIAMANLPQAVLPGEKVVALAGGNYGGQSAMAVGLSVATQKWMVKGSVTTGVSGHGSVGAGAGVGYRW; the protein is encoded by the coding sequence ATGAACAAGAGCCGAAATAAGTTGGTGTGGAATCGTCAAGTTGGCGCGCTGGTCGCCGCAGCCGGGACGCAGCGCGGCGTGCGGGGTGACGACGGGCAAGCGGAAATGAGTAAGATCGGTATCCCACTGAAATCAAAGGCGGCGCTGGCAGCACTGACGGCAGTGATACTGCTGCCGGTGGGTCAGGCGTACGCAGATAACCTCGCTGTCGGTGGCGAAAACGCTGGTCAGACTGCGACCGTCGGGGGCGCCACGGCGCCCCCCGCGAGCACGGGCGGAGTGTTCCCTGCGGTCGCTGGTGCGGACGGTTCAAGCCAGAATACGGCTGTCGGCATAAATGTTTCGGCGCAAGGCGGTGCCGCGACGGCAGTGGGTGATACGGTCACGGCGAATGGTACGAATGCCACGGCGGTCGGCGCCAATTCGGTCGCAAACGGCACGAGAGCCGTTGCGATCGGCGGTGGGGCGACCACGACGACCGGCGACGCGACTGCAATCGGTGCGCTTGCACACACTACTTCTGAATTTTCAACGGCTGTCGGTACCAATAGTTCGGCCGCTGGCGGAACGGCGCTGGGTTTCCAGGCAAGTGCGAACGCGTCTGACGCCACGGCAGTCGGTGTGGATTCCGTGGCGTCAGGGATCGGTAGCGTTGCAATTGCCCGCGCACAGGCGACCGGCCAGAACGCAATTGCGATCGGTGAGTCTTCAGCGGCAAGCAACGTAGCTGCCGTGGCCGTAGGTGCCGGGGCGAACGCGAGCAGCAACAGCGCCACGGCAATAGGTCCCTTAGCGACGGCAAGCGGCGGTAGCTCGACGGCGCTCGGCAACTCCAGCGTGGCCAGTGGCGGATCGGCCATTGCAATTGGCCAGTCGTCAACTTCATCATCACTCACTTCCATCGCAGTCGGATTTAATGCGAATGCCGCATCGGCCAATGCGATCGCGCTGGGCACGCTCACACAGGCCACAGGCGCAAATTCAATCGCGATCGGTAACGCAGCCGTCGCTTCGACTGCAGAATCGACAGCGCTCGGGTCCGGCGCGGTTACACGTGCAGCAACGAACGTGAGTAGCGTCACGCTGAACGGCGTCACCTTCGGTGGCTTCGCGGGGGCGGCGCCGACCGGCGTCGTGAGTATCGGCGCGGTCGGTCAGGAACATCAGTTGCAGAATGTCGCCGCCGGTCGAATCAGCGCCACCAGCACGGACGCTGTGAACGGCTCGCAGCTTTTCTCGATCGCTTCGCAGGTTTCGGCACTCTCGACCAATCTGGCGTCAATCACCGTTACGGTCGACAAGATCTCGACGTCCGGCTCGAATGGCACGGCCACTGACGACACCGGCACCGCAGTGGGCAAAAATTCGGTGGTGTCAGTTCCGAACGGAACCGCTGTGGGCAACGGTGCGAACGTTTCGGGGCAAGACGGTACGGCAATCGGCACGAACACGACAGTCACCGCTGCACGCGCAACCGCCATCGGCGCGAATTCCAGAGTCACAGGGACGGACTCGACTGCGATCGGCACCAATAGCCAGGCCACCGCGAATAATTCGGTTGCCCTGGGTGCAAATTCAGTCGCGGACAGGGACAACACGGTTTCGGTCGGCGCGCCAGGTGCTGAGCGTCAGATCACCAATGTTGCAGACGGTACGGCTCCGACTGACGCAGTCAACGTGCGACAGATGAATGACGCAATCAACAGCGTTCGCGATGACGTGCAGAAATATCGTCGTGACGCGAACGCTGGTACAGCGTCCGCAATCGCCATGGCGAATTTGCCGCAAGCTGTGTTGCCGGGTGAGAAGGTTGTTGCACTCGCAGGCGGCAACTACGGTGGACAATCCGCAATGGCTGTCGGGCTTTCGGTCGCGACGCAGAAGTGGATGGTGAAAGGCTCCGTCACGACGGGCGTTTCGGGTCACGGTTCCGTGGGTGCTGGCGCGGGCGTCGGCTACCGCTGGTAA
- a CDS encoding response regulator transcription factor — translation MSPRNSALTDAHLLLVDDQPDQLRLLIDALRNAGCRISVGFDGSQAYQRALAISPDLILMDVRMPRMDGFAACRLLAADPRTSAIPVIFLTVAGDLQDRINGLEIGGVDYVLKPFEPDEVLARIRVHLARTRGNRYADQEVSVSDFTGNSVIVRAAIRHLSQRLNDAPTVEQLARLVGTNEKRLSRAFRDNLGKTVFEHLRDERLRIAQKLLRSTSLSIASIAEEIGFSSAANFATAFRERFGMPPSSYREEFRSRDLADTVESALEAE, via the coding sequence ATGTCGCCCCGAAACAGTGCCCTCACGGACGCCCATCTACTTCTGGTAGACGACCAGCCGGATCAGCTTCGATTGCTAATCGATGCGCTGCGCAACGCCGGGTGCCGGATCAGTGTCGGATTCGACGGGTCACAGGCTTATCAGCGAGCCCTGGCGATCTCACCCGATCTGATCCTGATGGACGTCCGGATGCCACGCATGGATGGATTCGCCGCCTGCCGGCTGCTTGCCGCGGACCCTCGCACTTCTGCGATTCCGGTCATATTCCTCACCGTTGCCGGAGACCTTCAGGATCGGATCAACGGTCTGGAAATCGGGGGCGTGGACTATGTATTGAAGCCTTTCGAGCCGGACGAGGTACTCGCACGGATTCGCGTTCACCTCGCCCGAACACGCGGCAACCGGTATGCCGATCAGGAAGTGTCCGTTTCGGACTTCACGGGCAATAGCGTCATCGTTCGCGCGGCCATCCGTCACTTGTCGCAGAGGCTGAACGACGCGCCGACGGTCGAACAACTCGCGCGCCTGGTGGGGACTAATGAAAAACGACTGTCGCGTGCGTTTAGGGACAACCTTGGCAAGACAGTCTTCGAGCATCTTCGGGACGAACGGCTGCGGATCGCACAAAAGCTGTTGCGCAGCACCTCATTGAGCATTGCCAGCATTGCCGAAGAAATCGGCTTTTCCAGTGCCGCGAATTTTGCCACTGCGTTTCGCGAACGATTCGGTATGCCACCGTCGAGCTATCGGGAGGAATTTCGCAGCCGGGATCTGGCTGACACCGTGGAATCCGCCCTCGAGGCAGAGTGA